GCCAGCTTCACCTCCAGCTGTCTCCTGCGCTCCTCCTTGGCTTGTCTCCGCTGCAGGATCTCCTCAGTGagcctctgctcctcctcctgctccaggCGCAGCCTGCGCTgccttctccacccctccaggcGAGCCaccgcctccctcctctcctcctcaacccTACGCTGCTGGGTCTCAGCCTgcgcctccctctccctcctggcAGCGCTCTCCAGCTCATCTTGGTGCTGCAGCCTTGTCgccctctcctgctgtctctcagCCTTCCACCGGTGAATGGCCTGGTGCATGGATAGTGAAAATTAGCAAAATTATAAGACAAAACGAATATTACAAGTATATTCATGCAATTTAACAGCTCAAAACAAATAGCTGACTGACATTTCAGAGCTCATAAATGGTGGTACTGTTCTACCCATCCACAGTTGAAAGTGACTGGAAACTCATTACATTGCCTACAAAGTGATGCCCAGTctacctctttcttcttctcctggaGGTACAGGAGCTCAAGATACCAATCTTCGTGTTGTTCAACGTCTTCCGGAGTTTTGCCTGGCAGGTAGAGCAAAGCCTCTTTCCTATAGGCTGGTTTGCCATTGTGCTTGGTCCACACTTTCAGAAAGCTCTGATGGTCATACTGGTCCCAGCCCGCCTGCTTCCCTCCAGTTTGCTGTAGGAACCTCTCTAGTGCGGTCATCTCTGGTGGGAGGTCCTCCTCTAGGGCTTTGGCCAGACACACCTTGCCTGAGGGAGCAGGGGGCAACTTTGGGTCTGCTTTTACAGCCAAAGACCAAGTCTCAATCTTCTTTTCAAAAGCACTTATCTCCTGGCTGCATGTTCTTTCCTCTTTCAATAGATCCTCAAAACTAAAAAGAATAAGAAAGAGGCAGTTAATCTCAGTCTAAACTATAATCAAGTCCTTTTGAAACATGCATTACATGACAGCTGTTAAAATATTGAATGTCTCATACCTTTGACGTTGATCCTCCTTGAAAGTGTTGATTGAATTTTCAACTTCTGTCATTATTTCTTTCAGTTTCTCAATTACTAAAAAACAAACCGCATTTCTAAGTAGTTAATTAACGTATAACAGCCTGTATAAAGGGAGATGAAGTGGGTATCAAATTGAACTGGCTCCATAAAAACATGAATGTCATGACTCCCCAATGTGTACTGTTTCCATGCACATGTATAACCATCAACCAGCACATGACTTACACTCCGGGGTAGGCTTCACGTCAGTCAGCTGCATCTGAAATTTATTTACACCATTATGGATTTTCATCAGATGCTTTTGCACGTTCATATCTGAGGGACAAAGAACATGAACaacattattattaaagatgttcAAATTACGTTTTAGTCAGTAAAATATTGAAGTGCCATACAAAGAGTACTAAAACCACAAAAATACACACGCTCAGTATTTCGATCATCCTGAAGTCCTTTATCAAACTCTTCCAATACTCTAAATCCAACTGAAAGACCATTCTTCCTGTTTTGTGTATTCAACATCTTCTCTTTCTCAAGTTTCTCAATCCTGTTTTAAGAACAATAGAAAATGAGTCTCAATACAATAGATGTGCATGTATAATCTAAATTCCCCTGCATATTAATACGAGGAACTTACTGTTTTCTAAGTTTCTCTGCATTTCTGAGAAACTCTGTCTTTTGTTGGGAAACTCTATCTTCCAAACGTTGTGCATTGTGGTGAGTAGCTGTGATGAAGTCACCTTCCTTGTGAGAAAACAAAATCTAGTATGAGCCAGGTCTAACAAACAGTCAGCCAACACGTTTGCTGTCATTAGAAAATGCAATACCTAATATTCTAGCCTGggctcagatctgtttgtgctgtctgacAACTCCTACGGTGGTCATTATtttactgtctctagtctatagAAGTTGGCAGAAATATCCCAAAGGAGTTGTCAGACAGCAACGCAAACAGAAGAAAAAACGTGTGTATGTTATGTTTAAAGTGAAGCACGTTAGAAAGCAAGGTTAGCTAGCATagcatacacacaaaatataattCCTGTGTTTGTTGTTGGCAACCTGGCTGGCTGGTTAGCCATTTTGGTTTCCTTTGTTCTTAGCGAAGAAGCTTATACGATTTTACTCAACATTAAAATAATATTGTGTTGAGTATCGTTTGCTGGCAACTTCCAACAATTTAAATACATATAGAGGACAATAAAACGTTATTACCAGAAGTTGTGCATCAAAAAGCTCTGTGGTTGTTATGGAAGCCATTTtcatattgaattttaaaacttTAATGAGACCACATCTGTTGAGCAGAACCGTCCCACAGAGTTTCAAAACCCAGAGGCACAACATAGCAAGACTTCCGGGAAGGCTTGAGAAACAGACCAAATCGACAAGGCCGGTGTTTGGAGTTTGTGAAGTCAATGAGACAAGTGAAAAATGTGttcttagttgttaattttctcaaatttgaaaggcaaaacctagatttgaaccaatgtcttaagtagttgaacatgttattactccaacctcgtgaaagtgacaaactaacacgttttcattttcgtgaAAAACAACTATATAAATATGAGTGCCTCTGACTTgatggcctgcacatgcgcagacgaccgttagacccgatgacgttTTCTACTTATGAGTTTAGccagccaacgtcgccatgacgtCTTTGATGCTATTCCTTCTGGAACTCTTATGTTATTTAGAGGTGTAGCCAGACTTCACCTTCTTGACCTACCCTCGCTTAATCCAGTTGACTTTCCAATAGGGAAAATAtgtttctccttgctccctcaGAACAATAGGTCTATACGTGCtttatttcaaagggatattgtctccattccttatgtcacaagttactggaatacattggtcactaatatctgttggaaaaaagtctggttattaccacacaaatacctgcttgttaacaaggtcaaagaggtctctttcagaatgatccataagtattaccctgtgaatcattacctgaagaaacttaaaaaagacattaacattgattgtactttttgtgttgaggatccagaaacagtttcacatttattttggcattgtctacatgtaaaacaattatggaaagatattcacagttttataattgttaatattcttgatgacttttgtttttttatgggagaatgtgctgctcggtttccttaacCATAATAAAGATAAAGATTTTATTTTTAACCTTATAATTCTAATTGTGCTAATGGCAAAAtgtcatattcataaatgtaaattaattaataaaaaaacacgCTTCTGTGTTTTCTATAAGGAATTCGAGCAATACATTAAGACCATTATACATTCTTctaataagaaagctgttaaaacaatcaatatgtgtgcatcttttaaggtctttgtataatctgtcatttgttgtaccccctagcatatgttatcattgtctgTTTGTATACCTCTTATATGTATACTGATTTTTCTCCaagaatctttttttatttttttttatttattaaattaaattaaatgtaaaaaacgtCACTTACAAGTGTAACCGTCCTCTTTACTGATTTTGCTACACCAGCAGAGGGCGCAGCTGATCATTTCGATCTTTGTAGCTCATTTACTGGTCATCAGctcgtcagacagacagacagacagacaggcaggcagaaagaAAGGTCATCCCGAGTgacgcaacggtctaaggcactgcatttcagtgctagagccgtcactacagacactggttcgattccaggctgtatcacaaccggccatgattgggagtcccatagggcagagcacaattggcccagcgtcgtccgggttagggtttggccgaggtaggacgtcattgtaaataagaacttgttcttaactgacttgcctagttaaataaaggttaaataaaatacaaatccaACAGTCCAAAATATGGATATCACTtcaacatatatacatacatacatacatacacacacactcaaataatCTGCTGTCTGTTGATGATTAGGTTATTTTAAGACACCTTTTAAATGATGGCCAGCAGCCACAATTACTGTGCTAGATGGCTTGACAATTCTCTGGAGTAAGTGAATATGAATAGAAACTGAATTCCATTATTGAAGGAGGATATTAAGGATGATCGCCATTCCGTGGGTGTAAAGGCATAAATAGCAAACGATCCAAGAACAGCACACGTTAAAATGTCCTATTTTTGTCACCAGCTCAGAGAGAAATTTAAATTGATGAAAGAGATGTAAAGACCATAGCATTATACTAATTGAAATAACAAATTGGACACATGGGGAAAGCTAGGCTAGCCATGTGTATTTTGGCCAGAATGTATGCAATAGATATCAGCAATTGGAATGTCATTTCACAATAGTAATTCTCATAGACAGATGACATAGCGCAAAATCATTGAACTACAATTTAGAATTCGCATAGTTTTATTGTAAGATATTCTTACTAACATACTGACAAGAAGCGCAGCATGTCTCCCTCCTTCAGAAGTGAGTTAGATATATTTACCGATGACTGGTCTGTGTGTATCCGTGTAATTGACTCTTCTGGGTGCAGCTTGTTTTCAACTACCTTCTGGTGGATTACAGATtggttacaaacacacacacagcaggcataGTAAAGCCTTCTGACAGCTGACCACTGCTGCTGGAGTCCCATGAGAGAAACCTGAGCTGACTGTGTCTTGAGCTTCGTCATGTTTGTAACTCCAGCCAGCGACCTCAGTGAGCGTGTAAGGGTTTGAGCTTTGGGTGAACCTGGGACAAGTGGGAAAGTGATCACTCCAAGTGTCTTTCCCTCTGTGCTTAGGTACCCTCTATCTCTCCTGCTATGTGGTTCACTAACCTCACATGCCCAGTAACctagtgttttttgttgtgttttttttatatttaactaggcaagtcagtgaagaacaaattcttatttacaatgatggcctaccccagccaaaccctaacccagacgatgctgggccaattgtgcgccgccctatgggactcccaatcacggccggttgtgatacagcctggaatccaaccagagtctgtagtgatgactcttgcactgagatgcagtgccttagaccactgcgccacccgggagcccatCGTGTGTGACTCCTCCCCTTATTCTCTGCTGTGTGAGAACACACGCTACTTACCTTCACCCACCTCTCCTAGTCTTGACTTGATTTCAGGCATTTTAGTCTACTAGTATGATGATTAACAATCTTAAAATGTCAAATGGTAGTACAAAATATAATCTGATGAGAGGTCGATCTAACTTTGTCCAACAATAAAGTAGAAAAACAGATCCAGCACAAGACAATGCTAAGATTAAAGTAAATACCCCGAGGATCATCTTTTTAATAATAGACAGGAAGTGGGTCGTTTTAGACAGACAATTGGGTCTCTGTAAtctttttaaagggatagttcaccataATTACAAATACCTCATGTCATGGATAGAAAGTAATCTCTGGCTCAGATTTACGGTCTGTGACTTTACTGCAATTTAACGTTAGAATCACTGGTATCAGGAAACAATGTTGAGGTCACAATCGCAACATTGTGTCAATTAGCTGAAGCTTTGTTTTCAGTTACGGATAAAAAGTAAggtctgttttgtgtattgatATGGGATACGGGATGGTACAAGGGTTTTCATGTCGCAACTATTGAAAGGTATGCATTTTACACATGTAGCAATGTATTTGTTGTTTGCTGTTAACTGAACTCAGCATAGAAACACATGGCACAAGCTGGGATGACTAGGTGAAACCAGAGCTATATCAACAGGAATTTGCATTTGATCATCCCGCATTGGTTTGGACAGTGTTTACTTCTTCTGTCTACCTCCTTGGTGAAACACAGTCCTATGCAGGTATCTGTCACCAAAAAATATCACTGCTTTGTACACATACAAAGTGCTTGaagtggactgaaataggtgctggtACTCTTCTGGGTACCACACAGTACTGTACATATTTAGGTGCCAGAAAATAgccaatattctataagagggaCCGGAACTCTAGCAGTAGAAAACAAACTGGTGTGTTCCTGTTCAAGTCAAGCACTACACATACAGTAAATCATAAGCAAACACAGTGTCCAGGGGTGGAAAGAGTACTGAAATATCCTACACAAGTAGAAGTACTGTTACTTTAATGAAATCTCACTAGAAGTAAAACTACTGGTGAAAAAaactactcaagtaa
This portion of the Salvelinus sp. IW2-2015 linkage group LG15, ASM291031v2, whole genome shotgun sequence genome encodes:
- the LOC111975109 gene encoding coiled-coil domain-containing protein 112 isoform X1 → MLCLWVLKLCGTVLLNRCGLIKVLKFNMKMASITTTELFDAQLLEGDFITATHHNAQRLEDRVSQQKTEFLRNAEKLRKQIEKLEKEKMLNTQNRKNGLSVGFRVLEEFDKGLQDDRNTEHMNVQKHLMKIHNGVNKFQMQLTDVKPTPELIEKLKEIMTEVENSINTFKEDQRQSFEDLLKEERTCSQEISAFEKKIETWSLAVKADPKLPPAPSGKVCLAKALEEDLPPEMTALERFLQQTGGKQAGWDQYDHQSFLKVWTKHNGKPAYRKEALLYLPGKTPEDVEQHEDWYLELLYLQEKKKEAIHRWKAERQQERATRLQHQDELESAARREREAQAETQQRRVEEERREAVARLEGWRRQRRLRLEQEEEQRLTEEILQRRQAKEERRRQLEVKLALEAHIRQKKEEEELLTMQKEEQEQADMEEKKRLAGYGIKRFQERDFQKLETKVQERQEKEKQELDRQKRLAKLKEKAEAHISRDPSRLCKPTKGWEERTKEIGPTGGGPVLQMFHRAVPSWRQGL
- the LOC111975109 gene encoding coiled-coil domain-containing protein 112 isoform X3; translated protein: MTANVLADCLLDLAHTRFCFLTRKVTSSQLLTTMHNVWKIEFPNKRQSFSEMQRNLENNMNVQKHLMKIHNGVNKFQMQLTDVKPTPELIEKLKEIMTEVENSINTFKEDQRQSFEDLLKEERTCSQEISAFEKKIETWSLAVKADPKLPPAPSGKVCLAKALEEDLPPEMTALERFLQQTGGKQAGWDQYDHQSFLKVWTKHNGKPAYRKEALLYLPGKTPEDVEQHEDWYLELLYLQEKKKEAIHRWKAERQQERATRLQHQDELESAARREREAQAETQQRRVEEERREAVARLEGWRRQRRLRLEQEEEQRLTEEILQRRQAKEERRRQLEVKLALEAHIRQKKEEEELLTMQKEEQEQADMEEKKRLAGYGIKRFQERDFQKLETKVQERQEKEKQELDRQKRLAKLKEKAEAHISRDPSRLCKPTKGWEERTKEIGPTGGGPVLQMFHRAVPSWRQGL
- the LOC111975109 gene encoding coiled-coil domain-containing protein 112 isoform X4, translating into MHNFWKVTSSQLLTTMHNVWKIEFPNKRQSFSEMQRNLENNMNVQKHLMKIHNGVNKFQMQLTDVKPTPELIEKLKEIMTEVENSINTFKEDQRQSFEDLLKEERTCSQEISAFEKKIETWSLAVKADPKLPPAPSGKVCLAKALEEDLPPEMTALERFLQQTGGKQAGWDQYDHQSFLKVWTKHNGKPAYRKEALLYLPGKTPEDVEQHEDWYLELLYLQEKKKEAIHRWKAERQQERATRLQHQDELESAARREREAQAETQQRRVEEERREAVARLEGWRRQRRLRLEQEEEQRLTEEILQRRQAKEERRRQLEVKLALEAHIRQKKEEEELLTMQKEEQEQADMEEKKRLAGYGIKRFQERDFQKLETKVQERQEKEKQELDRQKRLAKLKEKAEAHISRDPSRLCKPTKGWEERTKEIGPTGGGPVLQMFHRAVPSWRQGL
- the LOC111975109 gene encoding coiled-coil domain-containing protein 112 isoform X2 — translated: MLCLWVLKLCGTVLLNRCGLIKVLKFNMKMASITTTELFDAQLLEGDFITATHHNAQRLEDRVSQQKTEFLRNAEKLRKQIEKLEKEKMLNTQNRKNGLSVGFRVLEEFDKGLQDDRNTEHMNVQKHLMKIHNGVNKFQMQLTDVKPTPELIEKLKEIMTEVENSINTFKEDQRQSFEDLLKEERTCSQEISAFEKKIETWSLAVKADPKLPPAPSGKVCLAKALEEDLPPEMTALERFLQQTGGKQAGWDQYDHQSFLKVWTKHNGKPAYRKEALLYLPGKTPEDVEQHEDWYLELLYLQEKKKEAIHRWKAERQQERATRLQHQDELESAARREREAQAETQQRRVEEERREAVARLEGWRRQRRLRLEQEEEQRLTEEILQRRQAKEERRRQLEVKLALEAHIRQKKEEEELLTMQKEEQEQADMEEKKRLAGYGIKRFQERDFQKLETKVQERQEKEKQELDRQKRLAKLKEKAEAHISRDPSRLCKPTKGWEERTKEIGPTGGGPVLQMFHR